One genomic region from Henningerozyma blattae CBS 6284 chromosome 2, complete genome encodes:
- the TBLA0B06600 gene encoding uncharacterized protein (similar to Saccharomyces cerevisiae MPS3 (YJL019W); ancestral locus Anc_5.165): MKTTKKSLYNKSADDAYKSMIKRSRSSRNVKKEYSPSTKDLECPTVVSDSGNDEVRHGISVQDRYEQPENYFRERGDQEYEEDEEELLLDREDIDKQFQSTFQNLVSRADIKNICILFILTTVFSIILTYSTKSKQDTALLSDPTITNLQNEVDNLYNQLSQIDSKYQQEMNDNLNMSIETFESKIKNLIPPDFLRLKTKLDLINQKVDHLSNIVKNNHHKEHNSKVDDGSNSLLMNYDTLLENLHLYLPDNIPIIINRDETSKENASIQILPEMYEQIYNLLVSVSTSGPSTEISGDDDKKKKTVISDFDLNIDLNSYIHEYLSNQFQFLNKQSFIDEFTSKLNNDNNNNFDISERSDKILPLVNNIYNRNIHSWQNDLDFATFTQGTKLLKKLTSATYLNGNGIFPVQLLLDNKMVSGSTYWQCQMGPSNGCTWAIQFTKPVFLTKISYLHGRLSKNIHIMNSAPKKISVYVLPRTKIPSNIKEEIPYLTPHQLDSRYIKLTSFEYDISEPSIRQAMPIPSWFIKLRIPIKSVIFQIDNNYGGTPYTSIRRFIVNGIIDEDLAILKDYKFPLRFNDIPDYTVPKEHDNVMEYSRSAPKQYPETIVELPNPQLHIPNYQPPPTINSNQYIVDVPAFGDDEPAIP; this comes from the coding sequence ATGAAGACTACAAAAAAGtctttatataataaatcgGCCGATGATGCATATAAATCTATGATAAAAAGGTCTCGATCTAGTCGAAACGTCAAGAAAGAATATTCTCCATCTACAAAGGATCTGGAATGTCCTACTGTTGTATCTGATTCTGGTAATGATGAAGTTAGACATGGTATATCTGTTCAGGATAGATATGAGCAACCAGAAAACTATTTCAGAGAGAGAGGGGACCAAGAATATGAAGAGGATGAAGAGGAACTTCTTTTAGATAGAGAAGACATCGACAAACAATTTCAATCTACATTCCAAAATTTAGTAAGTAGAGCCGatataaagaatatttgcatactttttattttaaccacagttttttcaattattctAACATATTCAACTAAAAGTAAGCAAGATACGGCTCTGCTTTCTGATCCTACTATAACTAACCTTCAAAATGAAGTTGATAATTTGTATAATCAATTATCGCAAATTGATAGTAAATATCAACAAGAAAtgaatgataatttaaatatgtctattgaaacttttgaatcgaaaatcaaaaatttgattcctcctgattttttaagactaaaaacaaaactagatttaattaatcaaAAAGTAGATCATCTTTCTAATATTGTAAAGAATAATCATCATAAAGAACATAATAGTAAGGTTGATGATGGGAGCAACTCccttttaatgaattatgatactttattagaaaacTTACATCTATATTTACCAGATAACATTcctataattattaatagagATGAAACTTCCAAAGAAAATGCATCTATTCAAATCTTACCAGAAATGTATGAACAAATTTATAACTTATTGGTGTCAGTTTCAACGTCAGGTCCTAGCACTGAGATTTCAGGTGATGATGacaaaaagaagaaaacaGTAATCtctgattttgatttaaatattgatttaaattcataCATTCATGAATATCTGAGcaatcaatttcaatttctaaataaacaatcatttattgatgaatttaCTTCtaagttaaataatgataataataataattttgacaTTAGTGAGAGGTCTGACAAAATATTACCTTTGGTAAACAACATATACAATAGAAATATACATTCATGGCAGAACGATTTAGATTTTGCTACTTTCACACAAGGGACTaaattactaaaaaaattaacgTCGGCAACGTATTTAAATGGTAATGGTATATTCCCTGTTCAATTGCTATTAGATAATAAGATGGTTTCTGGCTCTACTTACTGGCAATGCCAGATGGGTCCATCAAATGGTTGTACATGGGCAATTCAATTTACTAAGCCAGTATTTCTAActaaaatttcatatttgCATGGTAGATTGAGcaaaaatatacatatCATGAATTCTGCCCCCAAGAAAATTTCTGTCTACGTTTTACCTAGAACTAAAATACCGTCTAATATAAAGGAGGAAATCCCCTATTTAACTCCCCACCAACTAGACTCTCGTTACATTAAGTTGACCTCCTTTGAATATGACATTTCTGAGCCTTCTATTAGACAAGCTATGCCTATCCCTTCTTGGTTCATTAAATTACGTATTCCAATCAAAAGTGTGATTTTCCAAATCGACAATAACTACGGTGGCACCCCATATACCTCAATTCGTAGATTCATTGTTAATGGTATAATCGACGAGGATCTTGCTATTCTGAAAGATTACAAATTCCCTCTTCGGTTTAATGATATTCCAGATTATACTGTACCTAAAGAACATGATAATGTCATGGAATACTCTCGTTCCGCACCGAAGCAATATCCTGAAACCATTGTTGAATTACCTAACCCACAATTACATATTCCTAATTACCAACCACCACCCACTATAAACAGTAATCAATATATTGTTGATGTTCCTGCCTTTGGTGATGATGAACCTGCAATACCTTAA
- the TBLA0B06610 gene encoding uncharacterized protein (similar to Saccharomyces cerevisiae YJL016W; ancestral locus Anc_5.164): protein MKFLNRDTKDQVLLEVTSSRRFDNKGNIYAEENEIQSTFNSSPQKPKNFKEKLSKINITTWKSNDTNDLENSYSYQINSGITSKGHNLTHDQIASKAIFEKIPPSFYTSLKPLFVLLKSQQSKLYFEWSLNNNSYNTISWLIQDITSNSDSPKKIQSISLKGTDLIIYTEGFNPLKYKIRLIDDYRCIGISNIDFINNSLIIQNGNFELRCSNLPILLNLQKLCLLSIFECNQIFKSLTGMVIASLGSTMFNMHIILDSTFCFRDWCEIYIEGKGWTKAWCHVDKLHSNKKKSVNYTIKFFKEKKPDSAIKNKSELFCFISSLKPIKDIFFYPDCKNSHSSIKENISIHEFLESVRIIKFVGNVSFPKKGFHSKNISHSTSNASSKSKGLLHKSSPSRSSSTSSNTSSTSGASHNCITNDFENCITSENGLLIRPIPHNGVNHLETLISFIIPMMNVTSLYGRPGHFKNGREDINSLMFGLPNLPVVDYFSLEEISTLLEPSIDINQNQDCMSHDTTFQSMDFYSKYLSSKMKEQPTRSQDFEFTHLKDLGVEYSNTLETNKVAMDVPRVYCSDSAETLI, encoded by the coding sequence ATGAAGTTTTTGAATAGAGATACTAAAGATCAAGTACTATTAGAGGTCACATCCTCCAGAAGATTCGATAATAAAGGGAATATATATGCAGAGGAGAATGAAATACAATCTACCTTTAACTCTTCTCCTCAAAAGCCTAAGAACTTCAAAGAGAAGTTATCTAAAATTAACATAACCACTTGGAAAAGTAATGATACAAACGATCTGGAAAATAGTTATAGTTACCAAATAAATTCTGGAATCACTTCCAAAGGCCATAATTTAACCCATGATCAAATCGCATCGAAAgctatttttgaaaaaatccCTCCTTCTTTTTATACTTCTTTAAAGCCgctttttgttttattaaagtCACAACAATCAAAGCTGTATTTTGAATGGTcactaaataataattcatataATACTATTAGTTGGCTTATCCAAGATATTACTTCGAATTCAGATAGCcctaaaaaaattcaatctatttctttaaaaggCACAGATctaattatatatactgAAGGTTTTAATCCATTGAAGTATAAAATCAGGTTAATTGATGATTACCGTTGTATTGGAATTTCGAATATCGACTTTATAAACAATTCGttgattattcaaaatggAAATTTTGAGCTTCGTTGTTCAAACTTACCAATACTATTGAATTTACAAAAACTGTGCTTACtatcaatatttgaatgtaaccaaatatttaaatccTTAACTGGTATGGTGATTGCTTCACTGGGCTCGACTATGTTTAATATGCATATCATTTTAGATTCAACTTTCTGTTTTCGAGATTGGTGTGAAATTTATATAGAGGGGAAGGGCTGGACAAAAGCCTGGTGTCATGTGGATAAATTACATtcaaacaagaaaaaatctGTGAATTAtacaattaaattctttaaagaGAAGAAACCAGACTCggcaattaaaaataaaagtgaATTATTTTGCTTCATTTCAAGTTTAAAGCCAATCAAGgatattttcttctatCCTGATTGTAAAAATAGTCATTCTTCAATAAAGGAGAATATTTCTATTCACGAATTTTTAGAGTCTGTGAGAATCATAAAATTCGTAGGTAATGTATCATTTCCAAAGAAAGGCTTccattcaaaaaatatctcCCATTCCACTTCCAATGCCTCCTCTAAATCAAAAGGCCTTTTGCATAAGAGCTCTCCATCTCGTAGTAGTTCCACCAGCTCAAATACTTCTTCTACTTCAGGTGCATCTCATAACTGCATTACCAACGATTTTGAAAACTGCATTACTTCTGAAAACGGCTTGCTAATTAGGCCTATTCCCCATAACGGTGTTAACCATTTGGAAACtctaatttcttttattattccaaTGATGAATGTAACCTCCTTATATGGTAGGCCTGGCCACTTTAAGAATGGAAGAGAGGATATTAATTCATTGATGTTTGGTTTACCAAATCTACCTGTTGTAGATTATTTCTCACTGGAAGAAATATCCACACTATTAGAACCAAGCATTGacataaatcaaaatcaagaTTGTATGTCACATGATACAACTTTTCAGTCAATGGACTtctattcaaaatatttatcttcTAAGATGAAGGAGCAACCAACAAGATCACaagattttgaatttacTCATCTGAAAGATCTGGGTGtagaatattcaaatacttTGGAAACAAATAAGGTTGCAATGGATGTACCAAGAGTTTATTGTAGTGATTCTGCAGAAACGTTAATTTAA
- the TBLA0B06560 gene encoding uncharacterized protein (similar to Saccharomyces cerevisiae YGR168C; ancestral locus Anc_5.169) → MSSSRLIILKRLKFRWSIILRVLEKDISILARIQSRIPIRLKHLFRYLFNNSKVFTLKLISSVLISITIPDVICNILVFKKFKSVTHFLKRRLLSFNSKTLIELKTRISRLINWNSLFFCILILIFLRKHKNSNDKKRNFILSILLDKNRSIINRIPIMFIIFNTYSIYKGIKSIFLKKYEKNNGSPKRKRKLYYGNKTAMEMILDSQFFSNIKPSINWSLWLKFIINNYNNDDFIMGNNKMQGQGNFDNSAESESRNKNKNTFFHDRFLLHVEKLIIMYFSLTFLQNHQLLHSKINLNLIRILITQLVTDNLTQKNLNKLIGSIFLMSNML, encoded by the coding sequence ATGAGCAGTTCAAGATTAATCATCTTAAAACGATTGAAGTTTAGATGGTCGATTATTCTAAGAGTCTtagaaaaagatatttcCATCCTAGCTAGAATCCAATCAAGAATTCCAATTAGATTGAAACATCTTTTTAGATatcttttcaataattcaaaagttTTTACACTAAAACTAATTAGTTCAGTTTTAATATCGATAACAATTCCTGATGTTATTTGTAACATTCtagtatttaaaaaatttaaatctgTGACACATTTTCTTAAAAGAAGATTGTTATCATTTAACTCAAAAacattaattgaattgaagACTCGAATTTCTAGGTTGATTAATTGGAATTCATTATTCTTttgtatattaatattgatttttttaaggaaacataaaaattcaaatgacaagaaaagaaatttcattttatcaattttacttgataaaaatagatcaataattaatagAATACCGATAATGtttatcatatttaatACTTATTCAATCTATAAAGGTATTAAGtcgatatttttaaaaaaatatgaaaaaaataatgggTCGCCAAAGAGAAAACGTAAGTTATATTATGGCAACAAAACAGCTATGGAGATGATTTTAGATTCTCagtttttttcaaatattaaacctAGTATTAATTGGAGCCTCTGgttgaaatttataattaacaactataataatgatgattttaTAATGGGCAATAATAAAATGCAAGGACAGGGAAATTTTGACAATAGTGCTGAGTCTGAAAGTagaaataagaataaaaatacattttttCATGATAGATTCTTATTACatgttgaaaaattaattattatgtATTTTTCATTGACTTTTCTCCAAAATCATCAACTTTTACACTCAAAGATCAATTTGAACTTGATCAGAATATTAATTACTCAATTAGTGACTGATAATCTGactcaaaaaaatttaaataaattgattggatcaatatttttaatgtcTAATATGCTGTAA
- the CLC1 gene encoding clathrin light chain CLC1 (similar to Saccharomyces cerevisiae CLC1 (YGR167W); ancestral locus Anc_5.168) — MQKTKKKLQDAAIKHVDEFYESYNNKKEQQLKQVREEAEKFLKERDEFFNQENTTTWDRALQLINVDDADIVGGRDRSKFKEILLKLKGNANAPGA, encoded by the coding sequence ATGCAGAagaccaaaaaaaaattacaagatgCTGCCATTAAGCATGTTGATGAATTTTATGAATCATATAACAATAAGaaagaacaacaattgaAGCAAGTTAGAGAAGAAGCCGAGAAGTTTTTGAAAGAAAGAGAcgaatttttcaatcaaGAAAACACAACAACCTGGGATCGTGCGTTACAATTAATCAACGTTGACGATGCTGATATTGTTGGTGGTAGAGATAGATCCAAGTTCAAGGaaattcttttgaaattaaaaggCAATGCTAATGCACCAGGTGCATAG
- the MRPS35 gene encoding mitochondrial 37S ribosomal protein mS45 (similar to Saccharomyces cerevisiae MRPS35 (YGR165W); ancestral locus Anc_5.166) codes for MFKSQHMPSAINSPVRVQIRQMSRKRIAYPPSSFNAATQGKTNIQKNPKDHSTQLRHAMFQFLGPRNYKKEYVHNKYFAPPKTPNTTNFIRPDLERGIVLRNPVTQQPLIYDTVNKKLSSAPSNSISSSKNSSGEFRRQLQPFPQNPHCHTNYIVTEELKARIYEDIHTEGLSPQQVSLKYGLKVARVEAIDRLYKIEQNWENHGRIKGSLKKMANTMENLFPIFRENITKENLSELPVPTSALTSRFVTLPESQHFGALEAAEILGLEPAETTLKKLSEVDPTAENTTKKHKVVYGEVRQGDRSLWRFQEAKVGHVGVRYGRSNRDNKTDRKIGFDSLGRMIYI; via the coding sequence ATGTTCAAGTCTCAGCATATGCCTAGTGCTATAAATTCTCCTGTAAGGGTACAAATAAGGCAGATGTCTAGAAAGAGGATTGCTTATCCGCCTTCTTCTTTCAATGCAGCAACTCAAGGAAAAactaatattcaaaaaaatccAAAAGATCACAGTACTCAACTACGTCATGCTATGTTTCAGTTTTTAGGGCCTCGTAATTACAAGAAGGAATATGTACacaacaaatattttgctCCTCCAAAGACACCCAACAcaacaaattttattagacCAGATCTGGAGAGGGGTATCGTATTACGCAATCCTGTTACACAGCAACCACTTATTTATGATActgttaataaaaaattatcatcagCACCTTCGAATTCTATATCTAGTTCAAAGAATAGTTCTGGAGAGTTTAGGAGGCAACTTCAACCATTTCCACAAAACCCTCATTGCCATACAAATTATATAGTAACAGAAGAGTTAAAAGCCCGTATATATGAAGATATACATACCGAAGGATTATCTCCTCAACAAGTATCTCTCAAATACGGCTTAAAGGTAGCAAGGGTAGAGGCCATTGATcgattatataaaattgaGCAAAATTGGGAGAATCATGGACGTATAAAAGGCTCtcttaaaaaaatggcAAATACAATGGAAAATTTATTCCCAATATTTAGAGAAAATATTaccaaagaaaatttaagtGAATTGCCAGTTCCAACAAGTGCGCTAACATCTCGATTTGTTACATTACCGGAATCTCAGCATTTTGGTGCTCTTGAAGCTGCTGAAATCTTGGGCTTAGAGCCTGCAGAAAcaactttaaaaaaattaagtgAAGTTGATCCCACTGCAGAAAACACAACAAAAAAGCATAAAGTCGTATATGGTGAGGTTCGTCAAGGTGACAGATCTCTTTGGAGGTTTCAAGAAGCTAAAGTGGGACATGTCGGTGTAAGATATGGTAGATCAAATAGAGATAATAAAACAGATAGAAAGATTGGATTCGATTCTTTAGGAAGaatgatttatatttga
- the TRS65 gene encoding Trs65p (similar to Saccharomyces cerevisiae KRE11 (YGR166W); ancestral locus Anc_5.167): protein MECFVPLNDDIDAKDLQGIKDSHQLRQFILFDENLKLFIHWPITKERILVLQSFKIWINDTKILESNDLSYFDKMENPGKEKGNENYFLYQLKQNICKDLIFRSSVVMNNGYNNLIKIQFNYNYRNSTDSKKSKLNNNKNEIEEEEEEDDNDEDEDEDEDENKDEDDEQDYLPSFEPVNLWNDNRHKHNPRTDNGSRQYLFSSTSLSHIPPQTPSDISNPDLNEDFVNFTSSYLNIEFPIYSLLSMRLRNNSIKSLLCIYSSLDFQISKSALQLNEEFLNSEEFKLIFNKLDYQLLDNSNTSTPSHITINPICPLSLPFEVSENDSFSLGYKLPLFTSSSTIPLSQPPLSYSNLNISNLPSNNVTSTSNQLNSQHRIRVTLNYSFVSASLPNTLIPISTCWETDVTLKRNTTSSNRFRTLSQTSSLIYSVPKFGNLPITNSSTSLLQNSSMNNASNNNLNRFLNVKFKFLNNNIKVTKGKRFILRLQIINLSNSALDLVIYYNNNTNNQLTNGISSPINANGSINKPLSLDKQYQFHKKFSNLIEGIILKSNDFKLPLINSNESYFVDLNFIGIISGYYSSLNGLKVLDLQSNEMFEIGNNVSVLVQ, encoded by the coding sequence ATGGAATGCTTTGTACCTTTAAACGATGATATAGATGCAAAAGATTTACAAGGTATTAAAGATTCTCACCAATTACgtcaatttattttatttgatgagAATTTAAAGTTATTTATACACTGGCCAATTACAAAAGAGCGTATTCTTGTCTTAcaaagttttaaaatttggatAAATGATACAAAAATTCTAGAATCAAATGATTTGTCATATTTTGATAAGATGGAGAATCCTGGTAAGGAAAAGGGAAATGAAAATTACTTCCTATACCagttaaaacaaaatatttgtaaagatttaatattCAGATCTAGTGTCGTGATGAATAATGGTTATAATAACTTAATTAAAATACAGTttaattacaattataGAAATTCAACAGATagtaaaaaatcaaaactaaataataataaaaatgaaattgaagaagaagaagaggaagatgataatgatgaagatgaagatgaagatgaagatgaaaataaagatgaagatgatgaacaAGATTATTTACCTAGCTTTGAACCGGTAAATTTATGGAACGATAACAGGCATAAACACAATCCTCGAACTGATAATGGATCTAGACAGTACCTGTTCAGTTCAACTTCATTATCTCATATACCACCTCAAACACCTTCTGATATATCTAACCCTgatttaaatgaagattttgtaaatttcaCATCAAGCTAtctaaatattgaatttccaatatattcattattgaGTATGAgattaagaaataattctatCAAATCGTTATTGTGCATTTATTCATCGTTAGATTTTCAAATCTCAAAGTCAGCTttacaattaaatgaagaattcTTGAACtctgaagaatttaaactaatttttaataagttAGATTAccaattattagataacTCCAATACATCGACGCCTTCGCACATCACTATCAATCCAATTTGTCCACTATCTTTACCATTTGAAGTATCTGAAAATGATAGTTTTAGTTTAGGCTATAAGTTACCCTTATTTACATCATCTTCTACTATACCATTGTCTCAACCTCCATTATCATATTCTAATCTTAATATAAGCAATTTACCATCCAACAATGTCACGTCAACGAGTAACCAATTAAACTCTCAACATCGAATCCGTGTAACTCTAAACTATTCATTCGTTTCAGCTTCGTTACCTAACACTTTGATACCGATTTCTACATGCTGGGAAACTGATGTGACCTTAAAAAGAAACACAACTTCATCTAATAGATTCCGTACCTTATCACAAACCTcatcattaatttattcGGTCCctaaatttggaaatttgCCAATAACAAATTCATCAACTTCATTGCTtcaaaattcttcaatgaATAACGCctccaataataatttaaatagatTCCTAAACGTGAAgttcaaatttttaaataataatatcaagGTGACAAAAGGCAAGAGATTCATTTTAAGATTACAAATCATAAACCTTTCAAATTCTGCATTAGATCTAGTTATTTActataacaataatactaataacCAACTAACTAACGGCATATCCTCACCCATTAATGCAAATGGTTCAATCAATAAGCCATTATCATTAGACAAACAATATCAATTccataaaaaattttcaaatttaatagaaGGAATAATTCTGAAAtcaaatgattttaaattgCCACTCATCAATTCCAATGAATCGTATTTTgttgatttgaattttattggaattatttCTGGTTATTATTCATCGTTGAATGGACTGAAAGTACTAGACTTACAATCTAATGAGATGTTTGAAATCGGTAATAATGTTAGCGTGTTAGTTCAATAG